In Salmo trutta chromosome 37, fSalTru1.1, whole genome shotgun sequence, the following proteins share a genomic window:
- the LOC115177294 gene encoding keratinocyte differentiation factor 1 has translation MPGHSTGAPQKSRHDKQHRGHSTRADGYKQGRTISRDRTASQESYKDPHAEHNTREQYNGDHTRHSEGQQGRRGAPSTRHVNGRGSETLGFIPGSADSPQSTNACGSCTSMGWSGCKALLCCVLTCGFCGSRDLCLPVNNESSTDHPSKADPEQPHPPNGMPVSKPTCGIPLESSIKPSKQPSKLPPSDSFRYKDVRIGGQTVVYPTSSSGPKRTRTAGKGDSQRPVSNTSTIYSREDLDLDDLGDSGTDIDSLITKKLLELYALHQIDQLAKCTSDSSFSRKTNEISELICSIAQDYNLEQREAECRLVHGVIRISTRKGKKNKNSNSQAQEPVHQQPRANGGNDRGTLLPDSGNETMTYTFNSSEMEPEVKVSELTQSDELARKMRYYSGRAHSSSSATAYCPYQHDTETDSSGVPLLHVL, from the exons ATGCCTGGCCACAGCACAGGGGCTCCTCAGAAGTCCCGCCACGACAAACAGCACAGGGGACACAGCACCAGGGCTGACGGCTACAAGCAGGGCCGCACCATCTCTAGAGACCGCACCGCCAGCCAAGAGTCCTACAAGGACCCCCATGCTGAGCACAACACACGGGAACAGTACAATGGCGACCATACCCGTCACTCTGAGGGCCAGCAAGGCCGCAGAGGAGCCCCCTCGACACGACACGTCAACGGGCGGGGGTCAGAGACACTGGGCTTCATCCCTGGCTCAGCAGACTCTCCCCAGAGCACAAATGCATGTGGGTCCTGTACCTCTATGGGCTGGAGTGGCTGTAAGGCGCTCCTTTGCTGTGTTCTCACCTGTGGCTTCTGTGGCAGCCGggatctctgtctgcctgtcaacAACGAGAGCTCCACGGACCACCCCAGCAAGGCCGACCCTGAGCAGCCCCACCCCCCCAACGGCATGCCCGTGTCCAAGCCCACCTGCGGCATTCCTCTGGAGTCCAGCATCAAGCCTTCCAAGCAGCCCTCCAAGCTGCCTCCCAGTGACAGCTTCCGCTACAAGGACGTCCGCATCGGAGGCCAGACGGTGGTCTATCCCACCTCGTCGTCGGGCCCCAAACGGACGCGTACGGCCGGCAAGGGCGACAGCCAGCGTCCCGTCAGCAACACCAGCACCATCTACTCCCGGGAGGACCTGGATCTGGACGACCTGGGCGACAGCGGCACGGACATTGACTCGCTCATCACTAAGAAACTTCTAGAGCTCTACGCGTTGCACCAGATCGACCAACTGGCCAAGTGCACGTCTGACTCGTCGTTCTCAAGGAAAACCAATGAGATCAGCGAGCTGATCTGCAGCATTGCTCAGGACTACAACCTGGAGCAGCGGGAGGCAGAGTGCAGGCTGGTGCACGGCGTCATCCGCATCAGCACGCGCAAAGGCAAGAAGAACAAAAACTCCAACTCCCAGGCCCAGGAGCCAGTGCACCAGCAGCCGCGAGCAAACGGGGGGAACGACCGAGGGACCCTCCTTCCTGACAGTGGCAATGAAACAATGACGTACACCTTTAACAGCAGTGAGA TGGAGCCTGAGGTGAAAGTGTCAGAGCTGACACAGTCGGACGAACTAGCCAGGAAGATGAGGTACTACAGTGGAAGAG CTCACTCCTCCAGCTCAGCTACAGCCTACTGTCCCTACCAGCATGACACAGAGACTGACTCGTCAGGGGTCCCACTGCTGCACGTCCTCTGA
- the LOC115177296 gene encoding nuclear receptor subfamily 0 group B member 2-like, translating into MDNVCQCTVYDDRQSNAILYNILNREIYKSSHNNLNYNLMPRRCNCEIRRTVCLKSPADICQGASGVLVKTIHFMKNLPAFNQLPLNDQLSLLQSCWVPLFILGLAQEGMNFDVIDTPADSMLKRILLNSQECSEMEREQPTLAGVNKLKSCLKKFWSLDLSPKEYAYLKGTMIFNPDVKDLKAAQFVEDLQQEAQHALREVVQPLHPADLGRFAGILLAASTLKTITPNLITELFFRPVIGQADLLDFLVDMLFSR; encoded by the exons ATGGATAACGTATGTCAATGTACAGTTTACGATGATAGGCAGTCAAATGCTATCCTTTACAACATCCTCAATCGAGAAATTTACAAGTCAAGCCACAACAACCTGAACTACAACTTAATGCCTCGTAGATGCAACTGTGAGATTCGACGGACAGTGTGCTTGAAAAGTCCAGCAGACATTTGCCAAGGGGCATCGGGAGTGCTGGTGAAAACAATTCACTTTATGAAGAACTTACCTGCTTTCAACCAACTCCCACTGAACGATCAACTATCGCTCCTCCAAAGTTGCTGGGTGCCACTCTTTATTTTGGGTCTGGCCCAGGAAGGCATGAACTTTGACGTCATCGACACCCCTGCCGATAGCATGCTGAAAAGAATCCTCTTGAATTCTCAAGAATGCtcagagatggaaagagagcagCCCACCTTGGCTGGTGTGAACAAACTCAAGTCATGCCTCAAAAAGTTCTGGAGTCTGGATTTAAGTCCAAAGGAGTACGCATACCTCAAGGGCACCATGATATTTAACCCAG ATGTGAAAGACCTGAAGGCAGCTCAATTCGTGGAGGACTTACAGCAGGAGGCTCAGCATGCTCTGAGGGAGGTGGTCCAACCGCTCCACCCCGCGGACCTAGGCCGCTTCGCTGGCATCCTGCTCGCGGCCTCCACGCTCAAGACCATCACACCCAACCTCATCACCGAGCTCTTCTTCCGTCCTGTCATTGGCCAAGCAGATCTACTGGACTTTCTGGTCGATATGCTCTTCAGTAGGTAG